Sequence from the Acidobacteriota bacterium genome:
CAGCATAATGTTTTCCGGTTTCAAATCACGATGAAACACGCCTTCCCGGTGGGCTGCCTGGAGCGCTTTTCCGATGTGAAGCACCAGATGGCCAATCCATTGGAGCGAATGTGGTCCGGGTTTCAGGCAGGCGCGCAAGGTTTGGCCTTTCACAAATTCCATGACGAAGAAGGGTTGTCCGGTCGTCAGCGTGCCACGATCAAGCACCGTCACCACTCCCGGATGACTGATGCGGGCCAGTGCCTCGCTTTCGCGCTGGAACATTTGCGTGGCCCAGGATTCGCCCGCGTGCTTTTCAAGCATGACTTTGACCACCACCGGGCGACCGTGCAGTTGTTGATCGCGAGCCAGGTACACAATCCCGTTTCCACCACGACCAAGCTCGCGTTCGATTGTGTAGCGGTTATTGATGCTCAGAATTTGGCTTTGCCCAGAAGAACTGGCTGTGTCTTGATAGGTTTGGGTGACGACAAACTCACTGGCGGAAGGCAAAAGCTCCTTGAATTCAGGATTGACAAGCAACGGTTTTTCAATGAAACCCTCAGCTTTTGGATATATCCCAAGGAGCGATTCGACCTCGCTTCGAATCTCCTGGTCGCCGAGGCACAACCGATCCAGCAGCGTTACCCGATGCTCCGGGGCGCATTCGATGAGGTCTCCGAAAATTTCACTGACACGCTGGTATTGCTCGGGAGTCATAGGAACGAATGAAGAATGAAGAATGAAGAATGAAGAAAGTGGTTAGTGGTTAGTGGTTAGTGGTTAGTTAGTGATGCCAGTTAAGAGTTGAAAAAATTGTTCGTTGAGAACAAAGGGCTTATCAGAATCTCAAATTTCAGTTGTGAACCTGCTGTCTGTAAGTTGTTGATTTTGAAACCTCAAGTTCAATCCTTCATTTGCATTAGTGGTTAGTGGTTAGAAATCAATACTTTCGAAGAAGAACCAAGAACTAACCACTAACCACTAACCACTAACCACTAACCACTAACCACTAAATGGTTTCTTCATCCTTCAGAGTGCTTAAGTTCCCGAAACAGGAACGTTTTGGCTACGGCCCATTCGCGTTTCACTGTCGCGGCTGAAATATCCAGCGCCTCGGCGGTTTCATCTACGTTGAGCCCGCTAAAAAACCGAAGCTCGACAATTCGGCACTGGCGTGGCGCCAGGGCTTCGAGTTTATCAAGAGCCGTATCCAAAGCAATTACATCAACTTCGGGTTGGTCAATCGGCAATTCAGAGATGACATCCAGCGAAATGGTCTGATTCCGGCTAATGCGTTTTTCACGCATTTGGCTCCGCACATGGTCAACCAGAATTCGACGCATCATTTGGGCGGCAATGGCAAAGAAATGGGCCCGATTTTGCCAGTTTGCCCGGCGCTGGTTGATCAATTTCATATACACCTCATTGACCAGCGCCGTAGGTTGCAGCGTGTGACCGACCTGCTCGCGGTACATTGACCGTCTGGCAATCTGGTGCAATTCGCCATAAACCATCGGCATAAGTTTTTCGAGCGCTTCTTTATCTCCCTGATTCCAGGCAAGCAATAATTCGGTAATGTCGAGATCCATGCGCCAGTACCCCCTTCAAATCTTTGGAAATCATAAGGAAGTTTGTCATCGCATGCCAATTCTATCTCTGTTTTTGAGAATATTGATTGGTTGGCATGTCAGGCCAGGCACTTGACTCAAAGTAAGCGGAACAGTACTGGATCAGGTCAGGCAAGCATCAAAAAAGTTTCCATGACAACATTTCTATAACCTCAGCTCTATCATAGAATTACAGTCAAAAGTTTGTTTTTTCCGTACAGACAAAACAGTTAGATGAAAAAACTGCTTAACTAAATCAATTTAAAGAATTTAAATCTATTCTTCATTCTCAACTCTTCATTCTTCACCGTTTGACCAGTTGGACCTTTGTGACCAGCAGCGGCGCTTCGGCGGTCGGGCTCATATAGATGGCCGACGGCGGCATATCCTGTGGTTTGAGCCCGATTTCACGGGTCACGGCCAGCATTTCGCCTTCGGTTTGAGGACTTCCAAAATCGTCAATGGTGCTCTGTCGAAGCGGTATCTGCTGCGCCAGTTCGATGCGGTGCCAGATTTGATCGGAAGGTGACCAGGCACTGGTGCGCTCTTTCCGGGCATATTTGATCAACTGGGTGCCGGTGGGAATTCCCGCTTGAGGCGTTCGGCTGACGACGAAATAGAGTTCTTCGCGCACTGGCCCGTCAGACAGAAAGTAAAACCACTGATTTTCAAGATCCGGCTCTTTCACTGAAGGCACTTGATAGGGCACATGCGCCACGATCTGATTTTCTCCATTTTGCAGGTAAGGATTTGGGTAGATCATTTTCAACGCGCCCGAAGAATCAGCGTTGAAAATATAGAGGTATCCATTCTGATTTGATTCGATGACGAACCGAATTGCCTGTCCTGTTTGGAACGTCTGATCCGGTTTGATCCGTTCGGGGCGGCCAAACGCATTACGCGAATAAATCGAGTACCCAAGTCCGAGTGGTTGTTTGGGCGCGGCGAGTGCTTTTTTTCGCCCTTTTGATTTGGGTTGTTTGGCCGGCGGCACCTTTTGACGGGAACGAATAAACGCATCTCTGGTCACGAGATCTTCGTTTGGTGAGGATTGTCCAAACCCGGTGGACGCTCCGACCAGCACCAAACAGACAGCCCACACCAGCCAGCTTCGAATCATATTTCGCTCCCTCAGAAAAAGTTCAGAGTATCGTCTTCAGACGAGAGGTTTTTTCTTCTGTCCCATCCGTTACGCCTCACGCCTGAAGGCGTTACTCTTACTCGAAATCTTTTTGTCTCATTTGAAACCACACCAGTTTACGCGGCAGGCTTTCAACGTTGGGCTCATTTTGAATGAAGAATGAAAAATGAAAAATGGAAAACAGATCTAAACTCTTTGGATTACTTTAGTTAGAAGATTTTTTTGTCTAACTGTTTTGTCCGTACGGAAAAAATAAACTTTTGACTGTAACCCTATGACCCAAATGAAGTTATGGAAATGTTGTCATGGAAACTTTTTTGATCGGTTACAGCGCAAAATCTCTGAAATTCCGGCAAGTTCAACTCTGATTTTTGAGCGAGTCCAAAACCTGGTTCACGGCTCCGGCAATGTCCTCAACCGAATAGGCGCGATAGTCACCGTGGTTTTGCCTTAAATTTTCCGCCAGACCCAGCACAAAAGCATCGCGCATATCTTTGGGCGAGGGCTGGGTTTTGCGAAACTTGAGCGTCAGGGTAAAGGACGCTTCCGAAGCTGAGCGTCCTTTGACGGTGAAGACTTGCGGCGTCTGGCCTGGCTCCGGCGATGGAGTGGGCAAGGCTGGTTTGGTTGCGGGCGGTGTATCTTCGCGTTCGCGCTTGTGAAGAGCCGTCAATCGTTTTTCGGCTGGAAGATCAAGGAGGGTGCGCAAAAACCGAAGCGACAGGTCGGGAATTGTGGTGCAAACATTGAGAAATTCATCTCCTAACTCAATCAGCCGCACAATGTTGGCCAATGAACTGCGCTGGATACCGAGCACCCTGGCGGCTTCGGCCTGAGAGCCTTTTTGCTCGACCAGTTGGACACAAGCCCGAATCGTATCAACCGGATGCAGGTTGTCGCGCTGGAAGTTTTCAATCAGACCCAGTTCAAAAAGCGCCGGATCGTCAACCTGACGCAGCACCATCGGCACATCGGGCAAATTGATTTGGCGGGCAGCCTGGAGTCGCCGTTCACCGGCAATCAGTGTGTAGTTCCCATCGGCTTCCTGGCGGCCAACCAGAGGTTCGATAATGCCATGAATGGTGATACTTTCGGCCAGTTCGACCAGCTTTCCGGTGTCCAGGATTTTTCGGGTTTGAAACGGATTTGGCTGAATGTGATCAACCGGCACCCGGACGATCAGGTCTCCGGCCTGACTGGCCGCTGAAATGTTTCCGACCAGTGACAGCATTTTGGGTGAAGCAGGGGCACGAAATTTCTTCGACATAGGGTTTCGGGGTTTTCGGGGTTTCGGGGTTTTTGAATCAACCACCTGCTCAGGCAGATGGTGCGTACAACTCGCTTTTCTCTGGATTGACTACTCGCTACTCGCTACGCACTACTTGCTGGTTTCATTTGCTTTATCCCTCAACTGAGCGGCAATTTGCGCAATCTGCTCGTTGACGGGGCAGGTTGGTTTAAAGAGTTTGAGCGGAACGCGGGCATTGGAGGCTTCGGTTACGGCGATGGTATCGTGGATGGCTGGCAGGACCGGGCAGCGCAAGGTCTGCTGGGCAAGCTGGTCGATTTGTTCTTTATAAAACACGTGGACTTTGCGATAGGGGTTAAAAATGGTCGGAATAATCCCGGCGATTTTTAATGGTGGTTTAAAGCGGCGGCGGCGCTGGTTGGCCTTGAAGATTTCATTTTGAACAATCGTGAGGCCCATAAATGCTTTTTGTTCGGTCTGAACAGGTATCAGGACATCATCCGCCGCCACCAGCACCTGGACCGCGATTTCATGCACGGACGGTGGGCAATCAACCAGGATCCAGTCATAGCGGTCGTGCAGCGTTTCAAGCGCGTCGAGGAGCAGCGTGGCGACGTGCTTATCCGCCAGCCGCTGCTCGCATTCAATCGCGGTGAAATTGGACATGCCGATGTCCATTTCAAATGTCCGTGCCAAAAAAGGAGTGAATGGGCGGTCTGGTTCGTAGGCCACCAGCGAATGCCAGAAAATTTCGGGCTCTGGGCGGGCAAACGGCTCCAGATCAAGAAAATCGCTCAGCGAGCCCTGGGCGTCTCCGTCAATGAGCAGCACTCGCTGGCCCTGATGCGACAATTCAAAGCCCAAATCACGAGT
This genomic interval carries:
- a CDS encoding ParB/RepB/Spo0J family partition protein, whose translation is MSKKFRAPASPKMLSLVGNISAASQAGDLIVRVPVDHIQPNPFQTRKILDTGKLVELAESITIHGIIEPLVGRQEADGNYTLIAGERRLQAARQINLPDVPMVLRQVDDPALFELGLIENFQRDNLHPVDTIRACVQLVEQKGSQAEAARVLGIQRSSLANIVRLIELGDEFLNVCTTIPDLSLRFLRTLLDLPAEKRLTALHKREREDTPPATKPALPTPSPEPGQTPQVFTVKGRSASEASFTLTLKFRKTQPSPKDMRDAFVLGLAENLRQNHGDYRAYSVEDIAGAVNQVLDSLKNQS
- a CDS encoding ParA family protein, giving the protein MSRIIAIFNQAGGVGKTTLTRDLGFELSHQGQRVLLIDGDAQGSLSDFLDLEPFARPEPEIFWHSLVAYEPDRPFTPFLARTFEMDIGMSNFTAIECEQRLADKHVATLLLDALETLHDRYDWILVDCPPSVHEIAVQVLVAADDVLIPVQTEQKAFMGLTIVQNEIFKANQRRRRFKPPLKIAGIIPTIFNPYRKVHVFYKEQIDQLAQQTLRCPVLPAIHDTIAVTEASNARVPLKLFKPTCPVNEQIAQIAAQLRDKANETSK
- a CDS encoding DUF4384 domain-containing protein, yielding MIRSWLVWAVCLVLVGASTGFGQSSPNEDLVTRDAFIRSRQKVPPAKQPKSKGRKKALAAPKQPLGLGYSIYSRNAFGRPERIKPDQTFQTGQAIRFVIESNQNGYLYIFNADSSGALKMIYPNPYLQNGENQIVAHVPYQVPSVKEPDLENQWFYFLSDGPVREELYFVVSRTPQAGIPTGTQLIKYARKERTSAWSPSDQIWHRIELAQQIPLRQSTIDDFGSPQTEGEMLAVTREIGLKPQDMPPSAIYMSPTAEAPLLVTKVQLVKR
- a CDS encoding sigma-70 family RNA polymerase sigma factor translates to MDLDITELLLAWNQGDKEALEKLMPMVYGELHQIARRSMYREQVGHTLQPTALVNEVYMKLINQRRANWQNRAHFFAIAAQMMRRILVDHVRSQMREKRISRNQTISLDVISELPIDQPEVDVIALDTALDKLEALAPRQCRIVELRFFSGLNVDETAEALDISAATVKREWAVAKTFLFRELKHSEG